Proteins from one Halovivax limisalsi genomic window:
- a CDS encoding ribosome assembly factor SBDS, whose amino-acid sequence MISLDEAVTAQLESHGERFEVLVDPDAALSIKRGEFDGELTDVIAAEDVFEDASRGDRPAESALEDVFGTTDPLEIIPEVIERGEIQITADQRREMQEQKRKQLINRIARNAINPQMDDAPHPPERIETALEEAGFQVDPMEPVEQQVDDALEALRPVIPIRFEEVTVAVQLPAEYAGSAQAKVRQYGDLEREEWQADGSWIGVVTFPAGLQNDFYDLVNEHTSGEAETRIVKDKDDLRTR is encoded by the coding sequence ATGATATCACTCGACGAGGCGGTGACGGCCCAGCTCGAATCCCACGGCGAGCGATTCGAGGTCCTGGTCGACCCGGACGCGGCGCTGTCGATAAAGCGCGGGGAATTCGACGGCGAGCTGACGGACGTCATCGCCGCCGAGGACGTCTTCGAGGACGCTTCGCGCGGCGACCGGCCCGCCGAGAGCGCGCTCGAGGACGTCTTCGGGACCACGGATCCGCTCGAGATCATCCCGGAGGTGATCGAGCGCGGCGAGATCCAGATCACGGCCGACCAGCGCCGCGAGATGCAAGAGCAGAAGCGAAAGCAACTCATCAACCGGATCGCCAGGAACGCGATCAATCCCCAGATGGACGACGCGCCCCACCCGCCCGAGCGCATCGAGACGGCCCTCGAGGAGGCCGGCTTCCAGGTCGATCCGATGGAGCCGGTCGAACAGCAGGTCGACGACGCGCTCGAGGCGCTGCGGCCGGTCATCCCGATCCGATTCGAGGAGGTGACGGTCGCCGTCCAGCTCCCGGCCGAGTACGCGGGCAGCGCGCAGGCGAAAGTGCGCCAGTACGGCGACCTCGAGCGAGAGGAGTGGCAGGCCGACGGCTCCTGGATCGGCGTCGTCACCTTCCCCGCCGGTCTCCAGAACGACTTCTACGATCTGGTCAACGAGCACACGAGCGGCGAGGCCGAAACCCGGATCGTCAAGGATAAAGACGACCTCCGCACCCGGTAA
- the hflX gene encoding GTPase HflX — MRAVIAKRVDDGPADTSEISDLARAAGYTVTGEVTQSRRADAALQLGEGKVDELARVVADTDATTVVFDNRLGPYQTYNLGQRLPEGVEVIDRFTLILEIFGQRAQTRKAQLQVELAELRYELPRAEAKASLAKRDERPGFMGLGEYDEGREEDIKAQISRIRDELDSIEQTEAQRRERRRDSGFDLVALAGYTNAGKSTLLRQLATDLDVDENADLHPDLDPTAESEDRLFTTLGTTTRRADIPPRDVLLTDTVGFISDLPHWLVESFKSTLDSVYRADLVLLVVDVSEPVEEIHEKLVTCHDTLYERNEAPIVTVFNKTDRVSDDELADKREALSGLAPNPVAVSARDGTNVDALLDRIDVELPDWERERLVLPMTDETMSLVSWIHDNAHVEDVTYGDEDVQISFEARPAIVSKVRTRAGDLEPTVPESS, encoded by the coding sequence ATGAGAGCCGTCATCGCAAAGCGCGTCGATGACGGTCCCGCCGACACGAGCGAAATTTCCGATCTGGCCCGAGCCGCGGGCTACACGGTCACCGGGGAGGTAACTCAATCCCGACGGGCCGACGCGGCCCTCCAGCTCGGCGAGGGGAAGGTCGACGAACTCGCCCGGGTCGTCGCGGACACCGACGCGACGACGGTCGTCTTCGACAACCGCCTCGGGCCCTACCAGACGTACAACCTCGGCCAGCGACTGCCGGAGGGCGTCGAGGTGATCGATCGATTCACGCTCATCCTCGAGATCTTCGGCCAGCGCGCCCAGACGCGAAAGGCCCAGCTGCAGGTCGAACTCGCGGAGTTGCGCTACGAACTCCCCCGGGCGGAGGCGAAGGCCAGCCTCGCCAAGCGCGACGAGCGACCGGGGTTCATGGGCCTGGGCGAGTACGACGAGGGCCGCGAGGAGGACATCAAGGCCCAGATCAGCCGCATCCGCGACGAACTCGACTCTATCGAGCAGACCGAGGCCCAGCGCCGGGAACGACGCCGTGACTCGGGCTTCGACCTGGTCGCGCTCGCGGGCTACACCAACGCCGGTAAATCGACGCTGCTCCGCCAGCTGGCGACGGATCTGGACGTCGACGAGAACGCGGATCTCCACCCGGATCTCGATCCCACCGCCGAATCCGAGGATCGGCTGTTCACGACGCTCGGAACCACGACGCGCCGCGCCGACATCCCGCCGCGGGACGTCCTGCTGACCGACACGGTCGGCTTCATCTCCGATCTGCCCCACTGGCTCGTCGAGTCGTTCAAGTCGACGCTCGATTCGGTCTACCGGGCCGACCTGGTCCTGCTGGTCGTCGACGTGAGCGAACCGGTCGAGGAGATTCACGAGAAACTCGTCACCTGTCACGACACGCTCTACGAGCGCAACGAGGCGCCGATCGTGACGGTCTTCAACAAGACCGACCGCGTGAGCGACGACGAACTCGCCGACAAGCGCGAGGCGCTCTCGGGGCTGGCACCGAACCCGGTCGCGGTGAGCGCACGCGATGGCACGAACGTCGACGCGCTGCTGGATCGGATCGACGTCGAACTCCCCGACTGGGAGCGCGAGCGCCTCGTCCTGCCGATGACCGACGAGACGATGAGTCTGGTGTCGTGGATCCACGACAACGCCCACGTCGAGGACGTCACCTACGGGGACGAGGACGTGCAGATCTCGTTCGAGGCTCGACCCGCAATCGTCTCGAAGGTGCGAACCCGCGCCGGCGACCTGGAGCCGACCGTGCCGGAATCGTCGTAA
- the psmA gene encoding archaeal proteasome endopeptidase complex subunit alpha has protein sequence MQGQAQQQAYDRGITIFSPDGRLYQVEYAREAVKRGTASIGIRTSDGVVLAVDKRIPSPLLEDSSVEKIHKADDHIGIASAGHVADARQLIDFARRQAQVNQLRYGEPIGVESLTKEITDHIQQYTQVGGARPFGVALIVGGIEDGEPRLFETDPSGTPYEWKALAVGADRAELQEYLESNYDDEATIDDGVSLALDALASVNEGSLLPTEVGLATVDAETETYRVFDDEEIGSRLEETDLRETPGDEDDE, from the coding sequence ATGCAGGGACAAGCCCAACAGCAGGCGTACGACCGCGGCATCACGATCTTCTCACCTGATGGGCGCCTCTATCAGGTCGAATACGCCCGCGAAGCGGTCAAACGCGGGACGGCGAGCATCGGCATTCGAACGAGCGACGGCGTCGTCCTCGCCGTCGACAAACGGATCCCCTCCCCGCTGCTCGAGGACTCCTCCGTCGAAAAGATCCACAAGGCCGACGACCACATCGGCATCGCCAGCGCGGGCCACGTCGCCGACGCCCGCCAGCTGATCGACTTCGCCCGCCGCCAGGCCCAGGTCAACCAGCTTCGCTACGGCGAACCCATCGGCGTCGAGAGCCTGACGAAGGAGATCACCGACCACATCCAGCAGTACACGCAGGTCGGCGGCGCCCGTCCGTTCGGCGTCGCGCTGATCGTCGGCGGCATCGAAGACGGCGAGCCGCGCCTCTTCGAAACCGATCCGTCGGGGACGCCCTACGAGTGGAAGGCCCTGGCCGTCGGGGCCGACCGCGCGGAACTGCAGGAGTACCTCGAATCGAACTACGACGACGAGGCGACGATCGACGACGGCGTCTCGCTCGCGCTCGACGCCCTCGCCAGCGTCAACGAGGGCTCGCTCCTCCCCACCGAGGTCGGCCTCGCCACCGTCGACGCCGAGACGGAGACCTACCGGGTCTTCGACGACGAGGAGATCGGTTCCCGCCTCGAGGAGACCGACCTGCGCGAGACGCCCGGCGACGAGGACGACGAATAA